GCTGGCCTGGCCGGCTCTGGCCATGCTCCTTGTAGCCGCCGGATACACGACCCTGGGACCAGCAATTTACGGCAAGCGTGGCGGACGTCTCTCCCCGCTTTCCCGTCTTTTACTTGCTCCCACGCAGTTCTGTCAATACCTGTCTTTGCTCTACTACCGGCGGCAATGCCGACCCTGGGACGAGGTGGCGCCAGGGGTGTTCATCGGAAGTATGCTCACTCGAAAAGAGGCCACCCGTTTAACTGAAGCGGGTTTGAAGGCCGTATTAGACCTGACAGCTGAGTTCTCGGAGACCCCCGATCTCCAGGTTTTGCGCTACCACAATATTCCCATCCTGGATCTGACCGCTCTGACTCCGGCCCATCTGACGGAGGCGGTACAGTTTATACAAGCATGCCGCCAGCGGGGTGATGGGGTGTTCGTGCACTGCAAGGCGGGATACTCCCGAAGCGCCAACGTGGTAGGCGCCTACCTAATGGCTGCGGGCATCTGCCGAACCACCGGGGAAGCCATCGCCCGCCTGCGGCAAGTACGGCCCTCCATCGTCATCCGTCCGGAAGTGCGGAATTCACTGCGGCAATTCGAGCAGATGCTTCAGGCAAGCTGCTGGAGCAAGGAGGGGGAACGGTAAGAATAAAAAGCAGGGATAAAGTACACTTAAATAGAGCCACTACACGGCCTCCCATTTGTATCCCCACCCGATATGGGGCGAGGGTTTACGCGGATTTCTGCGAATAGATCCAAAAAGACAAGAGGAACCTAATTATCAACTATCTACCAAATTACCGGCGGAAACGATCTGCGAAGAAAATGTAGCGCCCTTCCCGTCCATTGCCGCTCTTGCTCGATTTGCTCACGCTGGGCGCGAATCGTAGCCTTTTTGTTTTCCAGGCTCTCCAGCAACCGATTTTTTTCCTGCTTATGCTGCGCCATCAATTGATCAAGCTCAGAACGCTTTGGGGAGCGAAAATCCGAAGCGTTGCGCCCCGTCACCAAAGCCGCCCGGTGGGCGAGCAAATCTAAAATTAACTCCCGCTTAGCTACCGGAGTCAGTTCATAAGCCAGTCCCAAACCCGCCGGCAACGCCTTGATACGTGCCAACTCCTGATCAACTAAATGCAGGTGTTCGGTCAGCAGCGTTTGGCAATTCACGGATGAGCCGCGCATCTTCAGTTCTCTTTGCACCTCCTTCGCAGGCACGGCTTGGACACCCAAGGGCGGCTGATAACCATATCTTGGCGTACCCGAGGCGTCGGTCCAACGGTAGAGTGTTGCAGCAATTGCCGGCTGAAAGATAATAAACCCAATAATTAATATTAATCTCAATCCACTACGTTTTCTATTCATCTCCCCACCTCAACGCTCTCTCAACAGGAGCGAAAAAAACAAATTGTTTATTTCGAGCTTAAATAATTAAAGTGGGAACAGCAAACGAGAAGCTAGCCTGGCAACAACTATTTTGACATTATTATTTTTAGAATCTAATCTTTATTTTATCCCTTCATACTTAACCGCATCACAACATGCTGCCAAGCCCAACACAGCACCTTTTCTTCATTACGCTTCATTGGATATTGGTTCTGTTGGTCCTTGCGCTAATAGGCTTGGGAGGGTATCTCCAATACTTGCCACCTACGGCCCCAAAGCAAGCATTTTCTGTCAATCTACATATCTCTCTAGGATTGACAAGCATGATATTAGTCATTTTTCAAATTTTGCTATGGTTAGTATTGGGTAGACCTCAATCTTCAGAAACCGTTTCTCACTGGCAACAAGCCATCACCCGCAATCTATATATTTTGTTCTATGTATGCGTGATAATTTTGGGAGTCAGCGGTTTTTTTCAAGCCACTGCCAGCGGAATCTCCGTTAAATTTTGGGGTCTGCCAGTTCCCGCTGGGAAAAAAAAGGACCCTGATTTAGCAGGATTTACCGAGGCGTTACATGGGATTTCATCGCTCGCCCTGGTAGTATTGGTAGTTATCTGGATAGGCGTTATTTTACTAAAAACCTATCAGCAGAACAAAATTTTTTATGGCAATGCACTATCTAAAAAAATCAAATCGGAAGTAACATCACCGCCTCTTTCCAAAGCAATTTTAAGGCTGGTCAGAAATCTCCGTCTACTTGGATGGACGGCTTTCTGGATACAGTTCGGGCTTGCAATTGCGTCCGCGCTGCTATTGCTTTTTACTACCTCAGGCCAATCTCTTTCTCCTAACCAACTTAGCAGCGGCCTCACCTGGGCAGTTTATGATTTTATTATCCTCTGTTTAACTACCCTATTTTTCTTTTATTACACCCGGCTTGCTAAAAAAATTACTTTGAAACCGAATTTTTATATTAATCCGGAAAAAAAATCCTCTCCTTGGTTTTTAAGACTCAGTTACAAAACCAGTCTTCTGGGAATGCTTGTTAGTTTCATCGGCATTGGAACAAGCTTATATCTGCTAATAGCGAAAACCGTTTCTCAACCACCGGGCATCGCCATTACCGATCCCAGCAAGATCGTGCGCGCCCTTGATGTCTTTATACTGCTGATAAATTTTGGTTTACTGATTGCTCACTTTATAGGCGCGGTAATCTCCATTTGGGTAACCGTCCTTGCCTCGGGCGCCCATAAGAAAATGCTGCTTGCTGACCCTCCTGCCAATAACTCTTTAATTACCTAAATCTTACTACCACAAGGATAGTAGCACCATATCGATACCCGGCTGGGTCTGTATAGTGGAGTGGAGCTGGTGTATCATTTTTTCTCTAAATATAAAAAATAAAATGAAAGGTCTTGATCAAATTATTCTTGCTGTTTTTGGGCTGGGGATGGATATAGGGATTGCGTTGGGCTTATTGTTTTTTTGCTAGTCGATAATCCCGCTTTCAAGCACCCCTTGTCTCAGGAAAGGGTTTTCCCTGGCGGAGGCACATTTTCATCATAAAAACCGATTCCTTGTTGGGCTAGATCAACTAGGAGAGAAGCAGGCGTAAAACGTTTACCAAACTGCTCTTGGTAATGGACGAGTTGCTTGGAAACATTCCTCAATCCCTGGTTATCAATAAAGCGAAAAGGACCCCCTAAAAAAGGTGGAAAACCTAACCCAAAAACAGCGCCTACATCGCCGTCCCGGGCTGACCGTAAAATACCCTCGTGGTAGCAATGCACCGCCTCATTAATCATCGGTAGAAGGCAACGCATCGCAATTTCATTGGCCTCTAACTTTTTATCTGGTTTGATACCTAATGACTGATAAACGGATTGATCTACCTGCTTTCCTTTTCCTTTAAAAATCCCATCCATTTTCTGATAACGATATAAACCCTGGCCATTTTTTTTGCCCAAGCGATGGGAACTCACTAATTTTGCGAGCACTGATGTAGGTTTCATCCGCTCACCAAAGGCTTCCTCCAGGATATGGGCGATCTTTTGCACCACATCGATACCCACCTCATCCAAAAGTTTGAGAGGTCCTACGGGAAAGCCAAAATTAACCAATGCCTTATCGATATCCTGAATGGAGACTCCCTCGGCTAAAAGATGCGTGGCCTCATTGATATAAGGGGCCAGTATCCGCGTGGTATAAAAACCCGCCCCATCACGAACCACGATTACTGTTTTGTTTTGCTGTTTACCCAGTGCAACACAGGTGGCGACTACCTCCGGCACGGTTTTCTCAGTTACAATAACTTCAAGGAGCGGCACCTTGGGCACGGGCGAGAAATAATGCATGCCAACCACCGCCTCGGGACGATCACTCGCCTCGGCAATTTTATGAATGGGGATAGAGGAAGTATTGGAAGCAAAAATCATCTCCGGACCGCCATGGGCTTCTACTTCACGCAACACCTGCTGTTTTACCTTAAGATCTTCCACCACCGCCTCAATTACCACATCGGCTTGTTTAAAGCCGGTGTATTCGGTGGTGGGACGGACCAAAGCAAGTACCCGATCGCCTTCTCCCGCCGTCATGCGCCGTTTTTTAACTTGCTCAGTGACGGCATTCCATAAAGTGCGGAGCCCTTGCCGTAAGACCTCCTGCTTAAGGTCTTTTAAGCGCACCGGCAAACGCGCTTTCGCAGCGGTTACATAGGCTATGCCACTTCCCATCAAGCCCGCTCCCAAAACGCCCACTTTACGCACTAACCGGGGTGCTATCTCTTCATCGGTGCCCGGATCTTTTTTCAGCGCTGATTTCGCCAAAAACAACGCCATGAGATTACGGGCCTTGGTGCTCACAGCCAAGTCGCCAAAAGCCTCCACTTCCGCTTTAAAGCCCGCTTCCAAGCCCTGCTCCATACCCGTCTTGATGACTTCAAGCGCCTGGAGGGGCGCCGGTAGATTGCCATGGGTATGGGAAAGCACCTTTTTCTTAGCCTGATTAAACACCATGGAGCGCCCGAGGGAATTTTTTTCCAACAACAGCGATCTAACCTTCCGCAAGCTCAACATGCTGCCGAAAATTCGGCTAACCTGTTGAAATGTGCCCGCTTCAGGCTCCTTGTTATTTTCCTGAACAAGTTCACGGGCACGGGCCAAAGCCGCTTCCAACAGCACTGGCCGAGGCACCACCTCGTCAACCAATCCCAGAGCGCAGGCTTTAGAAGCAGGATGGGTTTTACCCGTTAATATCATATTCAGAGCCGTCTCCAAACCTACCAGACGAGGTAACCGCTGGGTGCCCCCTACGCCAGGAATAACCCCCAATTTGACTTCTGGCTGGCCCAACCGGGTGCGGGCGCTATTGGTGGCCACACGCCCCCGGCAAGCCAAGGCCACCTCCAGCCCCCCGCCCAGGCAGACCCCGTGGATCGCCGCTACAATGGGGAGAGGAAAAGCTTCCAGCTGATCCATCGCTTGTTGGGCGGTGCGGGAGAGCTGCCGGGCCGCCTCAGCATCCGGCAATTGGGTCAACATCTTGATATCGGCGCCCGCGATAAAATCCTCCTTGGCCGAGGCCAGCACCACTACCTCTAAATCCTTATCCGCCGACAATTGTTCAAGCACTCGGTTAAAATCTTGAGCAAAGTCCGCCTGCAATGTATTGACCGAAACATCAGGCACATCAAGCCAAATAATAGCTGCGTTATCTTCCCGCTTTTCAATCCGCAGTGAGCGGAACGTTCCATTTGTCATGAGGTTACCTCCAGCACCATAGCCGCACCCATTCCCCCCGCCGCGCAGGCGGTACACAGGGCAACTCCGCCACCGCGCCGCTTCAATTCTCCCAGAGTCTGAGCAATTTCCCGGGCGCCCGTAGCGGCAAAGGGGTGGCCCATGGCAATAGACCCCCCATTGACATTCAATTTATCCCAATCGACTTCTCCAATCGGCTGGCTCCGGTTTAATTTTTCCCGGGCAAAGGAGACCGATTCGAAGGCTTGGATGGTCGATAAGGTCGTGGCGGCAAAGGCTTCGTGCATATCGATCACATCCATATCTGCTAAGGTCATTCCCGCCCGCTCCAAAGCAATAGGGGTTGCATAGGCAGGCCCTAGCAGCAGCTGATCAAAGGGGTCCAGCGCTGCAAAGGCATAGCTGCGAATCTTTCCCAAAATAGGCATTCCCAAAGCTCTTGCCTTAGCCTCGTTCATTAACAATAGGGCGCTGGCTCCATCGGTTAAAGGAGAACTATTCCCCGCGGTGACAGAGCCGTATTTCCGATCAAAAACGGGGTTCAGTTTGGCGTAATCGGCCAAATCGGACTCCGGCCGCAGCAGGTTATCCTCCTCTAAGGTATCCGTAAACTCAGGTGGAATAGGCACGGCCATCACTTCCTCGGAAAATTTCCCCTCTCGCCAAGCCTGGGCGGCGTGCTGATGGCTACGGCGGGCAAATTCATCCTGGGCTTGCCGGGAGATACCATTCTCCTTGGCCATCCGCTCCCCCGCTTCTCCCATAGTCTCTCCCGTGGTAGGTTCCGCAATCGCAGGCGGGCGGGGACGTAAGTCCCTGAGAGAAATTTCCTTGAAGGCGGCGAGGCGTTGGAGCAAGGTTTTAGCACTGGCAGCCTCGTGCAGGGCCTCTTGGAAAGGTTTAGAAACTGCGATAGG
This sequence is a window from Nitrosococcus oceani ATCC 19707. Protein-coding genes within it:
- a CDS encoding DUF3611 family protein, translating into MLPSPTQHLFFITLHWILVLLVLALIGLGGYLQYLPPTAPKQAFSVNLHISLGLTSMILVIFQILLWLVLGRPQSSETVSHWQQAITRNLYILFYVCVIILGVSGFFQATASGISVKFWGLPVPAGKKKDPDLAGFTEALHGISSLALVVLVVIWIGVILLKTYQQNKIFYGNALSKKIKSEVTSPPLSKAILRLVRNLRLLGWTAFWIQFGLAIASALLLLFTTSGQSLSPNQLSSGLTWAVYDFIILCLTTLFFFYYTRLAKKITLKPNFYINPEKKSSPWFLRLSYKTSLLGMLVSFIGIGTSLYLLIAKTVSQPPGIAITDPSKIVRALDVFILLINFGLLIAHFIGAVISIWVTVLASGAHKKMLLADPPANNSLIT
- the fadJ gene encoding fatty acid oxidation complex subunit alpha FadJ, with product MTNGTFRSLRIEKREDNAAIIWLDVPDVSVNTLQADFAQDFNRVLEQLSADKDLEVVVLASAKEDFIAGADIKMLTQLPDAEAARQLSRTAQQAMDQLEAFPLPIVAAIHGVCLGGGLEVALACRGRVATNSARTRLGQPEVKLGVIPGVGGTQRLPRLVGLETALNMILTGKTHPASKACALGLVDEVVPRPVLLEAALARARELVQENNKEPEAGTFQQVSRIFGSMLSLRKVRSLLLEKNSLGRSMVFNQAKKKVLSHTHGNLPAPLQALEVIKTGMEQGLEAGFKAEVEAFGDLAVSTKARNLMALFLAKSALKKDPGTDEEIAPRLVRKVGVLGAGLMGSGIAYVTAAKARLPVRLKDLKQEVLRQGLRTLWNAVTEQVKKRRMTAGEGDRVLALVRPTTEYTGFKQADVVIEAVVEDLKVKQQVLREVEAHGGPEMIFASNTSSIPIHKIAEASDRPEAVVGMHYFSPVPKVPLLEVIVTEKTVPEVVATCVALGKQQNKTVIVVRDGAGFYTTRILAPYINEATHLLAEGVSIQDIDKALVNFGFPVGPLKLLDEVGIDVVQKIAHILEEAFGERMKPTSVLAKLVSSHRLGKKNGQGLYRYQKMDGIFKGKGKQVDQSVYQSLGIKPDKKLEANEIAMRCLLPMINEAVHCYHEGILRSARDGDVGAVFGLGFPPFLGGPFRFIDNQGLRNVSKQLVHYQEQFGKRFTPASLLVDLAQQGIGFYDENVPPPGKTLS
- the fadI gene encoding acetyl-CoA C-acyltransferase FadI — translated: MNKSRHAVIVAGLRTPFAKRRTALKHFSPLGLGKLVCGELLERVDIDPRTVEQVVFGQVIPSLQAPNVAREIVLGLGMPAEIPAYTVSKACITSYQTTVNVLEAIQEGAIECGIAGGTESASDVPIAVSKPFQEALHEAASAKTLLQRLAAFKEISLRDLRPRPPAIAEPTTGETMGEAGERMAKENGISRQAQDEFARRSHQHAAQAWREGKFSEEVMAVPIPPEFTDTLEEDNLLRPESDLADYAKLNPVFDRKYGSVTAGNSSPLTDGASALLLMNEAKARALGMPILGKIRSYAFAALDPFDQLLLGPAYATPIALERAGMTLADMDVIDMHEAFAATTLSTIQAFESVSFAREKLNRSQPIGEVDWDKLNVNGGSIAMGHPFAATGAREIAQTLGELKRRGGGVALCTACAAGGMGAAMVLEVTS
- a CDS encoding DUF4124 domain-containing protein, whose amino-acid sequence is MNRKRSGLRLILIIGFIIFQPAIAATLYRWTDASGTPRYGYQPPLGVQAVPAKEVQRELKMRGSSVNCQTLLTEHLHLVDQELARIKALPAGLGLAYELTPVAKRELILDLLAHRAALVTGRNASDFRSPKRSELDQLMAQHKQEKNRLLESLENKKATIRAQREQIEQERQWTGRALHFLRRSFPPVIW
- a CDS encoding dual specificity protein phosphatase family protein, yielding MKCSPYLVPNLRIALYYVTGATILILAIFSLGVWGLPLAWPALAMLLVAAGYTTLGPAIYGKRGGRLSPLSRLLLAPTQFCQYLSLLYYRRQCRPWDEVAPGVFIGSMLTRKEATRLTEAGLKAVLDLTAEFSETPDLQVLRYHNIPILDLTALTPAHLTEAVQFIQACRQRGDGVFVHCKAGYSRSANVVGAYLMAAGICRTTGEAIARLRQVRPSIVIRPEVRNSLRQFEQMLQASCWSKEGER